DNA sequence from the Orcinus orca chromosome 2, mOrcOrc1.1, whole genome shotgun sequence genome:
attttgtcccactcagccttttcattttgtttatggtttcctttgctgtgcagaagctttttttgTTCAATgtagtcccttttgtttatttttgctttagctAGTTTTACTTTcggtgtcaaatccaaaataaatcattaagattgatgtcaaggagcttattctctgtctttttctagttgttttacagttttaAGCCTTACGTTCAAATTTTTAATtcgttttgagttgatttttgtatatggtgtaaggtggggtccagtttcattttttttgcatgttctcttcagttttctcagcaccgttaattgaagacactgtcctttccccattgtatattcttggctcctttatcataaattacaaagggtttatttctgggctcttgattctgtttcattgatctatgtgtctgtttttatgccaataccatactgttttgcttACTATAGCTTGTAATattgtttgaaatcaggaattatgatgcctccaactttgttcttctttctcaagattgctttggcttttatggctccatacacattttaggattgctttttctatttctgtgaaaaatgccattggaattttgatagggattgagtTGAATTTGTATTGATAGATGACTTTGGGTAGGATGAACATTTTACTACTATTAATTCTTCCTATCCAtgcacatggaatatctttccatttattcatgtcttcttcagtttttaaacatagataaattaaacattttaaatattaactcattgTTGACCAGgagatttttgcagaaactaacgccTGTGGCCAGCGATTTGTTATGTAAATGAATATTGAAATGTCTCTGGTCAATAACATTCGGGTAACAAAAGATGTGTTAATACGTCTGTGGTCAGTAATGTGTTAAGAATTTTATTTAGTTCTCCATATCTAATACGTGGGTACATTGTCTATGTAGCAGGTAAGGACCAGGGGAAGTGTCCACGAATTAAAATAGGTTAGGATAATTCTGGTGGAACCAGAGCAGTAATAGTTCATTTCTGTTTGAaagctccctcctcctctttacGTTTCCCCAAAGCAGATGGACCTGACGAAAGTTAGCAAATGCACACTTTGTGCCTTTTTGCTTTAGGCTGATTTTGAAAAGGTGGCCAAAGACATGAGAAAGCTGAAAACCAGGCCAGATGATGAGGAACTAAAAGAACCCTATGAGCTCTACAAACAATCTGTAATTGGAGATGTAGATACTGGTACTGggttgtcatttaaaaaataacaatacgTTTCACGGAACAGTATTTCTAGAAGCATAGAGTAAAAAGTAACTCTGAAAATATATCTGTCCTCCTTTTGGCAGAGTGTCCAGGACTGTTAAATCTAAAAGGCAAGGCTAAGTGGGAAGCTTGGAACCTCAACAAGgtggttaatttttaaataagtgaaacAAACCTTCTTAATTTCCCAATAACATCGGTCAGTGAGTCAATCTGTTTGTATCTTTCTAGGATTATCAAAGGCAGATGCCATGAGTGCCTGTATTTCTAAAGCAAAAGAGCTAATAGAAAAATATGGAATATAGAATTCAGTATGTGAGAAAATTTTCCTTTTGAAGACTTCATAATGGTACCATGACctaatattttggggaaaaatgcaCGGTTAACTCTTTATGTATCATCCATATTTTTGCTAGTAACATGAATTGTAATTCTTATTTAGAGGTATGCTGAAACTAcatatttaatgaaatttttaaattttcaggtgattttttttttcgcggtacgcgggcctctcactactgtggcctctcccgttggcgatcacaggctccagacgcgcaggctcagcggctatggctcacaggcccagccgctccgcggcatgtgggattttcccggaccggggcacaaacccgtgtcccctgcatcggcaggcggactctcaaccactgcgccaccagggaagccctttcaggtgatttttaaaagttctttttaaaaaagtgttgcTCTGGTGGTACGTTGTTGGACTTATGACCAAATTGGACTTACGGACGCACTgtcagaatggaactcgttcatatgtaggggacttaactTACTAAGTTTTGCCTAAAGACATTAACAGCTGTTCTTTTGGCTTCTGTTTTTTCTGCAGTGAGGTGGTCTTACTGGTATAATCAGAACAGTTTATTAAGAACTAATCACAAGACTCTTTGTTTCACTGTGTAGCACTGGGGTTCACATTTACACAGGGCTTTGGCAGTCACAGGCACACCTGGTTCCAGTCCCAGTTCAGTGACTTATTTACTAGGTAACCTGAGGCAAGTTACCGAAGCTTGCTAAGCTCATCTGTGGAGTAGGGGGAAAATGTCAGTCACACAGGGGTGTAAGAACTGAATGAGGTAACTGTAGTTACCCTACGTCCATTTTAAAGCATATACTGTATAAAAGCTGACAGTAATggtcttcatgacaattttttttgttttgttttttagattccatatatatgtgttagcatacggtatttgtttttctctttctgacttacttcactctgtataacagactctaggtccattcacctcactacaaataactcaatttcgtttcttttcatggctgagtaatattccattgtatatatgtgccacatcttctttatccattcatctgtcattggacacttaggttgcttccatgtcctggctattgtaaatagagctgcaatgaacattgtggtacatgactctttttgaattatggttttctcagggtataggcacagtagtgggattgctgggtggtatggtagttctatttttagtttttttgaggaacctccatactgttctccatagtggctgtatcaatttacattcccaccaacagtacaagagtgtttccttttctccgcaccctctccagcatttattgtttctagattttttaatgatggccattctgaccagtgtgaggtgatacctcattgtagttttgatttgcatttcactaatgattaatgatgttgagcattctttcatgtgtttgttggtaatctgtgtatcttctttggagaaatttaggtctatttaggtcttctgcccatttttggattgggttgtttgtttttttgatattgagcttcatgagctgcttgtaaattttggagattaatcctttgtcagttgcttcatttgcaaatattttctcccattctgagggttgtcttttcgtcttgtttatggtttcctttgctgcacaaaagcttttgagtttcattaggtcccatttgtttatttttgtttttatttccatttctctaggaggtgggtcaaaaaggatcttgctgtgatttacatcatagagtgttctacctgtgttttcctctaagagtttgatagtctctggccttacatttaggtctttaatccattttgagtttatttttgtgtatgctgttggggagtgttctaatttcattcttttacatgtagctgtccagttttcctagcaccacttattaaagaggctctcttttctccactgtatattcttgcctcctttatcaaagataaggtgaccacatgtgtgtgggtttatctctgggctttctatcctgttccattgatctctctttctgtttttgtgccggtaccatactgtcttgatgactgtagctttgtagtatagtctgaagtcagggagcctgattcctccagctccgtttttctttctcaagattgctttgcctattcggggtcttttgtgtttccatacaaattgtgaaattttttgttctagttctgtgaaaaatgccagtggtagtttgatagggattgcattgaatctgtagattgctttgggtagtagagtcattttcacaatgttgattcttccaatccaagaacatggtatatctctccatctatttgtatcatctttaatttctttcatcggtgtcttatagttttctgcatacaggtcttttgtctccttaggtaggtttattcctagatattttattctttttgttgcaatggtaaatgggagtgttttcttaatttcactttcagattcttcatcattagtgtataggaatgcaagagatttctgtgcattaactttgtatcctgctactttcccaaattcattgattaactctagtagttttctggtagcatctttaggattctctatagtatagtgtcatgtcatctgcaaacagtgacagctttacttcttcttttctgatttggattccttttatttctttttcttctctgattgctgtagctaaaacttccaaaactatgttgagtaagagtggtgagagtgggcaaccttgtcttgttcctgatcttagtggaaatggtttcagtttttcacctttgcgGACGATGTTGGccgtgtttgtcatatatggcctttattctgttgcggtaagttccctctatgcctactctctggagagcttttatcataaatgggtgttgaatgttgtcaaaagctttttctgcatctattgagatgatcatatggtttttattcttcaggttgttaatatggtgtatcacattgattgttttgcatatattgaagaatccttgcattcctggaataaaccccacttggtcatggtgtataatccttttaatgtgctgttggattctgtttgctagtattttgttgaggatttttgcatctatgttcatcagagatattggcttgtagttttctttctttgtgacatctttgtctggttttggtatcaggatgatggtggcctcatagaatgagtttgggagtgttcctcgctctgctatattttggaagagtttgagaaggataggtgttagctcttctctaaatgtttgatggaattcgcctgtgaagccatctggtcctgggcttttgtttgttgggagactttaaatcacagtttcaatttcagtgcttgtgattggtctgttcgtattttctatttcttcctggttcagtctcagaaggttgtgcatttctaagaatttggccatttcttctagtttgtccattttattggcatatagttgcttgtagtaatctcgcTTGAGGTTATTTTTAGCTCAAATTTATTACGTGAATTCTAACTCAAAACCCAAAACTGCCCCCATAATGAAATTTATATTATTTGCACTTGGTTAGAAAGGAATGATACATTCTAAAAAATACCTCCTGTGTGCACTTTAATCTTATGTACTAAGACTCTctatatactatttttaaatcataaCAAAAACATGAACCCATATTATGTGATCCTAAATATATCCATGCTTTAAAAGGTGACATTTTAGTGTATAATGCTGTGTCAAGCAGTTTAAGCCATAAGGAAGAGACATCGGTTGCATGAAGTAGGGGGGTTTATTGCGAAGATCAGTGGGAGATAACAAATCAAGATACCGATTGAACAGCCGGGATTCCAAGAGACAAACACGGTTTGGGAATTGCTAGAGATCGCAGGATCCATGCAGCTCTGGGTATATGGTGCCTCTTCATTCCCTGTGAATCCTGTCTGTGGTGTTCTGCCATTGCTCCGTCTCAgataattttctgtatttccctttttattcttttctgtttccaacTGTTGCGCTTTCTCCCTACATCTGAGGCAGCCTGTTGGGTGTGCTTGTGTACAGCCCTGTGTACGCCAAGGGCTGTCCATGGTAGGCTCGCCCTGGGTCCCCGTCTGTCACTGCCAGAGCAACAGCAGGACCACACAGAGACAACGGGCAGTCCAGGTCGGAGGAACCCCTTAGAGGAGAACCAGGGCTATGGGCATTCCGAGGACTTGCCATCACAGGCAGCAATGATTAGTCGggactgtcttattttttttttaattttttttgtgtgtggtatgcgggcctctcactgttgtggcctctcccgttgtggagcacaggctccagatgcgcaggctcagcggccatggctcacgggcccagccgctccacggcatgtgggatcttcccagaccggggcacgaaccgtatcccctgcatcggcaggtgcactctcaaccactgcgccaccagggaagcccgggactgtCTTATTTTAACAAAGCAGTAGGCTGCTTTTCCTCATTGAATGGGATGACCCTATATTTCAAAAGATGAGATCAGGCTTTGAGCCACAGTGTGTTAATGAAACAATCATTTCATTTCAAGCACTTCCCCTGTCTACCATTTTCACTGTCAAAATACCTGAAGGGAAGAAATGGATCCCTGACCAAGCAGGAACTTCATTGACAGAGCTTCCACAGATGAGACTCAAATGAGATTCTAATATGAAGAAGAAAGACCCTCCCAGAAGTATTCTCGACTGGTTTGTCTTTCATCCCCCAGATACTTAAATGCTCTGTGGGGAAATACATTTGTAGGTAACAAATCACCCTGACAGTAGCAAATGTATCTTTTTCCAATCTCTGAATCAAACTCATAAGCTACTCTGAAAACTGAAGAGGAGTATCAGATAATCATTTGGACTATTTTAAGACCTAGAGGGAAAATATCCAACAACAGTGAAGCATTGATACTTCTAGAGACTTGGTTATGTAATTCTTGATGAAGATCTCGTTGGAAGGTTCCAAAAGGTAAAAGTGGCATCCTGGAAGCGCACGAATATCAAAATTCCACTGGTTACATCTTCCCAggctaaaaagaaacagaattatattcaataaCAAATGACACCACCACCAACAGAAGATTAACTTCCAGATGTTACATTTCTAAGAGCTGCCACCAGTGATAGAGTTACTTCCAAGGTCTCAGGTTCCATatatcctgtattttttttttttttttttttgcggtacgcgggcctctcactattgaggcctctcacgttgcggagcacaggctctggacgcacaggctcagtggccatggctcacgggcccagccactccgcagcatgtggaatcttcctggaccggggcacgaacccgtgtcccctgcatcggcaggcggactctcaaccactgtgccaccagggaagccctatcctgtatttttaatttctcagagACCTATCAGTATACAGCAGTATTACCTGCCTTCTCTCATTTCATACACAACCAACATCTCTCCATTTACACTAAATAAAACTTGGGCCAATTTTCTACTCCATGTAAACGCTAGTTGACATTAGCTGAAAAATCATCAGATATCTCAATAAAATACCTCAAACCATCAAAATAATTTCACCTTCCAAATCTGCTGGTGTATCTTCAGATACAGTAATGCATGTTGAGCCATGTTAACTCACAAGAAAGAACAGCCTCAGAGGGTGTATCAAAGCTGCAAACATAGAAGAGCTGGGTGGGAACTTTTCACAATAGACATGCCCAGAACCTTTTCCTAttaataacttcatttatttattaaaaaatttatttatttatatttttggctgcgttgggtcttagtggcggtgcacgggcttctcactgcggtgacttctcttgttgcggagcacgggctctaggcacacggtcttcagtagttgtggaatgagagctcagtagttgtggcaccctggcttagttgttccgcggcatgtgggatcttcccggaccagggctcaaacccgtgtcccctgcgtcggcaggcggactctcaagcactgcgccaccaggggagccctgataACTTCATTTAAATCAAACATGGCGTGTCCTCACTTCTTTCCCTTTTGCTATTTACAGCaatacaaacatttttttatCCATGGTTCTTACCTGTCAGCACCTGTCTGAGAGTCACTGTGGTCCAGGCTATTTTCCAAGATCATCTGGCTTCTAGAACAATGCCAGTGGCAGCAGGATGGCACCTGGGCACCCAGTCCAGCTCAGGGTGAGGCTGGTTATATAGTATCTTTAAGCATCATTCCCCCAAAATGACCACCTCTCTATTCCCCAGCCCTCCGTTGTCCGGCAGAGGGTTGCTGTGTACAGAAGAGAAGCAGGTTTATGGAAGCAGGGCCCCTGAGTTGGTTCCACCAATTCTCAGTTTAATCACAACAGCAGGAAATATTGACTGAGCTCGGTGCTGGGTGCTGTGTTAGCCCCTAGGGACACTTGAATAAATAAGCACAGTCCCTTTCCTCCTGCAGTTTAGAGACTGgctggggagacagacattaatTAAATCATCGGACGACTGGAGAAATGTGTCACCAAGTTCAGGGTCATCTGTGAGCTCTTGACAGGTGGGGGTAGGGTGTCATCAAGCAGGGACTCCCTGGGAAATGGACCTGAGATCTGAATAAATAGGAAAAACTTGGCAAAGGGGAGAGAGGCAGCAGGGGAAGAGGGAACAGATGAGCACAAACCAATGGCTATTGTTCCAAGAGCGAATGGGGAATTGGGACAAACTGAGGTAGAAAAAGCAAGCAAGGGCCAAGTGTAGGCCTCATGAAGGACTTCGGTCATAAGACGGCCAGGAAGCCCCCAAGAGGACTTAAGGGAGGCAAATCATGACCAAACTTGACTGTTATCCCTCTGGGTATAATGTGAGGGACACATTGTAATGTGGGACTGAAAGGGGCAAAGGGTTGTTTCAATCGTCCAGGCAAGAATTCCCACTTCTGCTCAGAATGTAGAAAACTAGGAACATGACTCGTAGCCTAAGGAGGAACAAAAGCCCAACAGACTGCAACATCGTAACTTCTCTCGAGCCCATCAGAGAGCTGCGTTTGCAAGGCAAACTAGAAACCGAACTCCAGGGAAGGTCAGGCCCCTCTAAGCAGAGGTGGTACATGTGGACTGGCTCACATGGGCAAAGCATGGAGGAAGGGGTGCCTGCTGTCCATGTGGGTAAGAAGAAATCCGCTAAAATGTGCAAGTGCTGGAGACCAAGCGTGGGGTGGTGTGTCAGATGCAGTTCACACTGACTCACAGGCTCCCGTCCATGGGCCCCCACTAGGGGTGTCACGAGAAAGACTGGGAACAAGGCGAGAGGCCAGAAAGAGCCTTCTCTGTGGGGCAGGTGGGCAGCAGGAAAGTGGATGTGACCATGAACTGGGCACTAACCCTGCCCCCTGCCCAAGTCTTCCCCTCCTACTAAGCAGGCCTCAGCTGCTGGAGTCGGGGCATCAAACACTTCCACCCCCAGGCGCAGGAGGAGACCCACAGATGTAGAGGATAGAAGCATTAACCCTCTACCCTTGGGGAAGGAGTGGGAAAGGGTCTTGGGGccacaattctttttctttgtttaaataaaGATGATAGATCATGAGTCATTTTTATTGGATATGCTTGAGAAACACAACTACACATCTAATTCCCTTTAAATACCAGTTTCCCATAGAAGTTCTCTCttgctccattttcttttttttctttttgctctctttttttttttcaggcatgccatgtggcacgtgggatcttagttccccgaccagggatcgaacctgtgccccttgcattgaaagcacggagtcttaaccactggactgccaggaagtccCCGGGGCCACAGTTGTAtacaaaaaccaagaaaactgGCTAGGATGTCCAAGAACTCCCCATGTTACCCCAGAGGCTAGCACCTCACATAGGGTACCAAGCAACAGCTGTCTGTCAGTGGCGCGAGCCTGGGGAGAGACTGTGCTATGAGGCATAGAGAAGAcaggaaaattgagaaaaattctCCAGCAGCCCAGACTCCACAGTACGCACACAGTAACTTGGGAGCAGTGTTGTCCTGGAGTAACCATAGTAACAACAAAATCCAAACACAGCTCATCTCCAGTCTGGATTGACCCAACTCCCCACATTAATGGCCTGACAGAAGAGGGGATGTGCTCAAATCCAAGTGTAAAAAATACTTATGTCAGTTTCGTGCATGATATCTAGCTTTCAATCCAAAAAATTGATCAGacacaaaagaaggcaaaaaataaTTCCATTGTCAAGTGCCAAAGCAATCCAAAGAATCAGACTCAGATAAGACCCAGATGTCAGAACTGTCAGACACAGGCTTTACACGACCTATGGTTCAGATGTCAAAGCATTTCATGGAAAAGGTAGGCATGCATGAACAAACGGGGAAGTTCATTAGAGAGATGAAGGCTGTGAGAGCCCAAAAGAAATTCTAGAAAGAAGCAGCAACAGCAAGGAGGCATTCCTTTGtgaagctcatcaggagacctgacacagctgaggaaagaatcagtgaacctgAAGATGGTTAATAGCAATTACCCAAACTGAAACATACAGGGAAAAgggttaaaaaaagagaacatctGAGAGCCCTGGGACAATATCAGACAGCCTGACATGTGGTGTCGTCAGGGTCCCAGACGGAGAAGAGAGCAGCACCTTAGGCCAGGTAGGGCAGGAGGACAGCTTAAGTGAGGTGGGAGCTGACAAAGCTTTCCCACCTGTCACAGATTTGCATTTTGGCCACCAGGCTCTGAGCCTTGGGGTTGGGTGATGGGAAAGAGCTGAGAGACATTCTGATTTCATTTCTGTTGGAAAAACCTGAGAGCTACAGCGAGGCAGAGAGAACAGAACAGACTGAgcaaggggaaggggcaggagtgAAAAGAGAAGACTGCAATGAGCAGGCCTGGGGAGAACGTTTGGGATTTGGGGAGAGGACGCGAAGCGTTGTGAGTAGCTACTGTGATTTGATtctctggggagagggggagaatgttacagagtttttgttggtttttttgttctctGAGTGGAATATCCCTGTGAGTGATTTGTCTTATTTTTGGTTTGGAGGAGGTTTCTTTTGAGAGCTCTTGGGAATTTAGCAGAAGTACTTTATAATACTGCTGCCTCGGCATCCACGCTGCGTGGCCAAGTGGCCTGTGGGAGCTTTGCACGACACTAGCCCTTCCTGTGGGCACACGTAGCGTCACAAATAAGGGTCAGTTCCTGGGAattgcctggcggtccagtgactaggactctgcgctctcggTGCCGAGGGCCCgagttcgatctctggttggggaactgagatcccacaagccgtgcagcttggcaaaaaaaaagtgagttccTCATAGGACCCTCCCAACAGCTTTTGTGATAGGTTTCTTCTGGCTTCCCAGAGCCTTCCCTCGTGTGCCTTTTAGAAAACTCTCCCGTGAAGTTTACCAAAACCTGCTCTTTGGGGTTTGAATTGACCAGTTTGGCCTATAGCCCGGGAACCCCAAAGCCCTCCACCCATGCATAAAGCACCCCCTAATAAGGGCATGTCCTTCAGGTCCTGCCACCTCTCTGCCTGCAGCCCGCCTTGACCTCCctgtgtggcccctcccgttgtgccGTGGACATCCTCCAGGACCTGAGTTGTGAGCTTCTCTATTTCACTTTCTCTTGGGGTCTGTTATTGAACTTCTGCTCCCTTTCCAACACCCAGGGTTCTTCTTAACAAATGTTAATTCAACAAAGTCACAAGAGCCTTTGGTAGTGAATTGTTTTGTTGTGTTTCGTTTTTAAAATTGCATGAGGTTTGTGAGGTGCCGTGCTGTCTCCTAAACACAGTCCCCTTGAATCCCCACCACCACACCTGGAGAGAGTTACTCTCATCAGATGAGACCCTTGCTGTGAATCTCACAGCTACTAAGCGAAGGGTTTGGATCCTGGGAAGCAGACTCTACAGACGGCATGCTTGTGCGAGGCTTAATTATTAAAAAGCAGATTTTGCCTACGGTATCACTTCAGTGAATGCCCACAGGGGTTTGGATTTTGCCTTCGTTACcagcaggagctggaggaggagatCAAGGAACTCTGAGAACTTCTGCAAAGCACAAGGGTAGCAAGGATGGCTTCAGCACCTTCCAAATGCAGTGCCCTTCACAGGCATGTGACTTTGTACATAGCCTCAGGCCTCACTGGCTTTATTGGTCTAGGTGGTGGCTTAGCTGTTCAGCTGTACGGTGGGACTGCTGTTAAGAGCACTTCTCACCCGGGGATACATCAGGTACTCTGGTCAGTATCGTGAGCTGGGCGGTTGTATTGATTCTGGTACAGCATATGCGTTAGAGCAGGCCACTTCTCACATTGGTAATTCCACtcgggctgctgggagggatgcAGTTGTTGGGAGACCATCCTTGGATAAAAACGCTCAGTAGCATCTTAACAAGAGGATCCAGCAAGACCCTGGCCCGCCCCTTCTGATTTCTGGGCTTCTGCCACGGTCACAGGTCTGTGGCCGGACGGGTGTTTCTTGGATTCTGAC
Encoded proteins:
- the ACBD7 gene encoding acyl-CoA-binding domain-containing protein 7; the protein is MWAERRWEMNALDKDIHWQQSYCIQQSVDFGRRGGRAHEVIKKVKADFEKVAKDMRKLKTRPDDEELKEPYELYKQSVIGDVDTECPGLLNLKGKAKWEAWNLNKGLSKADAMSACISKAKELIEKYGI